One genomic region from Betaproteobacteria bacterium encodes:
- the mlaD gene encoding outer membrane lipid asymmetry maintenance protein MlaD, which translates to MVGVFMLMGVTALLVLALRVGNLGSERVAETFAVQARFENIGGLKTKAPVKSAGVLVGRVTNIVFDNDKFQASVTLTLDKRYKFPKDTSASILTSGLLGEVYIGLDAGGDDKSLENGDKITLTQSAVVLERLIGQFLFSKASEGNNDKPPETKRTP; encoded by the coding sequence ATGGTCGGCGTATTCATGCTTATGGGGGTCACCGCGCTGCTGGTGCTGGCGCTTCGGGTCGGCAATCTGGGCTCGGAACGCGTGGCTGAAACATTTGCCGTCCAGGCGCGTTTCGAGAACATCGGCGGATTGAAAACGAAAGCGCCCGTGAAAAGTGCCGGCGTGCTGGTCGGACGCGTCACCAACATTGTCTTCGACAACGACAAGTTCCAGGCGTCGGTCACGTTGACGCTCGACAAGCGTTACAAATTTCCAAAGGACACCAGTGCATCCATTCTTACATCGGGCCTGCTGGGTGAGGTCTACATTGGCCTGGATGCGGGTGGCGACGACAAGTCCCTGGAGAACGGCGACAAAATCACACTTACCCAGTCGGCGGTCGTGCTGGAGCGTTTGATCGGCCAGTTCTTGTTTAGCAAGGCATCCGAGGGAAACAATGACAAACCCCCCGAAACAAAAAGAACACCGTAA
- a CDS encoding ABC transporter substrate-binding protein: protein MRKITSVLFMLIASLCAYAVHAQEAPDELVRRSTNDILAAIKADKDLQGGNQQKIEKLAEDKILPYFNFVRMTQLAVGRNWREANDGQKKTLIDEFRTLLVRTYSTSLSQYRNQTIDVKPMKIAAADTDVVVKTQVNQPGGQPIPIDYSLEKTKDGWKVFDVLIDGVSLVTNYRSSFNTEIQKSGIDGLIKSLVDRNAKNAAKK, encoded by the coding sequence ATGCGAAAAATCACCTCCGTTTTATTCATGCTCATTGCATCGCTATGCGCGTATGCCGTTCACGCGCAAGAGGCGCCGGACGAGCTCGTGCGGCGAAGCACCAATGACATTCTCGCCGCCATCAAGGCCGACAAGGATTTGCAGGGTGGAAATCAGCAAAAGATCGAGAAGCTGGCCGAAGACAAAATATTGCCGTATTTCAATTTTGTCCGCATGACGCAGTTGGCAGTTGGGCGGAACTGGCGCGAAGCCAATGACGGGCAAAAAAAGACCCTTATCGATGAATTTCGCACCCTGCTGGTTCGCACCTACTCGACCTCGCTTTCCCAGTATCGCAATCAGACCATTGATGTGAAGCCGATGAAGATCGCGGCCGCGGATACCGATGTGGTGGTCAAGACACAAGTCAACCAGCCGGGAGGCCAGCCGATTCCGATCGATTACAGCCTTGAGAAAACCAAGGACGGCTGGAAAGTCTTCGACGTACTGATAGACGGCGTATCGTTGGTGACCAACTATCGCAGTTCTTTCAATACCGAAATTCAGAAGTCCGGGATTGACGGCTTGATCAAGTCGCTGGTTGATCGTAACGCTAAAAACGCAGCCAAGAAATAG
- a CDS encoding ABC transporter ATP-binding protein: MIPAIDVQGVEKRYGKFRALAGISLSVAPGEFFALLGPNGAGKTTLITALAGLTRVNAGTLRVMGHDVANDYRDARRALGIVPQELVFDPFFSVRETLRFQAGYFGIPRSSVLDAWIDELLARLSLTDKADNNMRQLSGGMKRRVLVAQALVHRPPVIVLDEPTAGVDVELRQTLWSFIRELNTEGHTILLTTHYLEEAQQLCSRIAMLKQGKIVALDTTQNLLNAFSVRVLRVKLEGDLPSAMVASRAKQEGAWHCFEIHDYAEVETRLAQLRSSGAHIVNLEVTEPDLEEVFVKLMHR; this comes from the coding sequence ATGATTCCAGCAATTGATGTTCAAGGCGTTGAGAAACGCTATGGAAAATTTAGGGCGCTGGCCGGGATTTCCCTTAGTGTCGCGCCGGGCGAGTTTTTCGCGTTACTCGGGCCCAACGGTGCCGGCAAGACTACCCTGATCACCGCACTGGCCGGATTGACCCGTGTGAACGCAGGCACGTTGCGGGTGATGGGACACGATGTGGCCAATGACTATCGCGATGCGAGGCGTGCATTGGGCATCGTCCCGCAAGAACTCGTATTTGACCCGTTTTTTTCGGTGCGGGAGACACTGCGTTTTCAAGCCGGCTATTTCGGCATTCCGCGCAGCTCTGTGCTGGATGCATGGATTGACGAATTACTGGCCAGGTTGTCATTGACGGACAAGGCAGACAATAATATGCGCCAGCTTTCCGGCGGCATGAAGCGCCGCGTATTGGTCGCGCAGGCGCTGGTGCATCGTCCGCCGGTCATCGTGCTGGATGAACCCACGGCCGGCGTGGACGTGGAGCTGCGGCAAACGTTGTGGAGCTTTATCCGCGAATTGAATACTGAGGGCCACACGATATTGCTCACCACCCACTATCTCGAGGAAGCCCAACAGCTTTGCTCCCGAATCGCCATGTTGAAACAGGGCAAGATTGTGGCGCTGGATACGACACAGAATCTGCTTAACGCGTTCTCGGTACGGGTGCTTCGCGTCAAACTCGAGGGTGACTTGCCCTCCGCAATGGTGGCCAGTCGCGCAAAACAGGAAGGCGCCTGGCATTGCTTTGAAATTCACGACTATGCGGAAGTCGAGACCCGGCTCGCGCAATTGCGCAGTTCGGGTGCGCA
- a CDS encoding STAS domain-containing protein has translation MDSIDSGTVAGESLKLEGTLNFASMQRLLTESSAYSLQPDLPNCLAIDFSNVTDIDSSAVALLLHWRRAAMGLKKQLRYINLPPNLVSLAQLYGVDQLINCPSQQTPCPSPD, from the coding sequence ATGGATTCCATTGACTCAGGCACTGTCGCGGGTGAGTCCCTCAAGCTGGAAGGGACGCTTAATTTTGCCAGTATGCAACGCCTGCTGACGGAGTCATCCGCATATTCCCTGCAGCCGGATTTACCGAATTGCCTGGCGATCGATTTTTCCAACGTGACGGATATCGATTCCTCCGCCGTGGCGCTGTTGCTGCATTGGCGGCGTGCGGCAATGGGCCTGAAAAAACAGCTGCGCTACATTAATCTGCCACCCAATCTCGTCTCATTGGCGCAATTGTATGGCGTTGACCAATTGATTAACTGTCCGTCGCAACAAACCCCTTGTCCGTCCCCCGACTGA